In a single window of the Nitrospira sp. MA-1 genome:
- the rffA gene encoding dTDP-4-amino-4,6-dideoxygalactose transaminase: MEKIIPFNKPFIAGKELYYIAQAVTFGNLAGDGYFTKKCSELFEKQFGVHKVLMTPSCTAALEMAAMLCNLGPGDEVILPSYTFVSTANAIVRLGAKPVFVDIRPDTLNLDENRIEEAITPKTKAILPVHYAGIACEMDHIMAIAKKHALLVIEDAAQGVGAYYKNRALGTIGHLGTYSFHETKNYICGEGGALCINDPGMIRRAEIIRDKGTNRSEFFRGEVDKYTWVDIGSSYVPSEIVCAFLYAQLEMLDSIAERRRGIFKRYRMLLRPLEIQGLLSLPTIPGDCKSNFHMFYILLSDIETRDALMGYLRQQNILAVFHFVPLHSSPMGKKFGYIEGDFPITEQLSGRLLRLPFYYEMTEKEQEYIIKCITEGLETVKGKIKLNREEPPALRFVQ, translated from the coding sequence TCACTAAAAAATGTTCTGAACTGTTTGAAAAACAGTTCGGCGTTCACAAAGTGCTTATGACACCTTCCTGCACGGCAGCCCTGGAAATGGCCGCAATGCTTTGTAACCTTGGACCCGGTGATGAGGTCATTCTCCCCTCCTATACTTTCGTCTCGACCGCCAATGCGATTGTTCGGTTGGGCGCCAAACCGGTATTTGTCGATATCAGGCCTGACACACTGAATCTGGATGAAAATCGAATAGAAGAAGCGATTACTCCAAAAACAAAAGCCATTTTGCCAGTTCATTATGCCGGAATCGCGTGCGAAATGGACCACATTATGGCGATTGCAAAGAAACATGCACTCTTGGTCATAGAAGATGCGGCGCAAGGAGTGGGGGCGTATTATAAAAACCGGGCACTCGGAACTATTGGGCATCTCGGAACCTATAGTTTCCATGAGACCAAAAATTATATCTGTGGTGAGGGGGGCGCACTTTGCATCAACGATCCCGGAATGATAAGGCGGGCAGAAATCATTCGAGACAAGGGAACCAACCGGAGCGAATTTTTTCGCGGGGAAGTTGATAAGTACACATGGGTCGACATTGGATCGTCATATGTGCCCAGTGAAATCGTCTGTGCATTCCTTTATGCCCAATTGGAGATGTTGGACTCGATTGCAGAGCGCAGAAGGGGAATTTTTAAACGGTACCGGATGCTCCTGCGACCCCTTGAAATTCAAGGTCTATTGAGTCTCCCTACCATACCAGGAGATTGCAAGAGTAATTTTCATATGTTTTACATTCTTCTTTCAGATATAGAAACAAGAGATGCCCTCATGGGGTACTTAAGGCAACAGAACATTTTGGCGGTTTTTCATTTTGTTCCACTGCACAGTTCGCCAATGGGGAAAAAGTTTGGATATATCGAGGGCGATTTCCCAATCACAGAACAATTGAGCGGTCGACTGCTTCGTTTGCCATTCTATTACGAAATGACTGAAAAAGAGCAGGAATACATCATAAAATGTATAACCGAAGGGCTAGAAACCGTGAAAGGGAAAATAAAGCTAAACCGAGAGGAACCTCCAGCGCTCAGATTTGTCCAATAG
- a CDS encoding GNAT family N-acetyltransferase, with the protein MPLPWDSQHFEISVGQIISPALTNSELENILSYAKEQGYHLIYWATCPDRMIPLPLLQSFSGSLVDRKVTYQRKLSTEFTFGEIKNPSHSFEVIEFPRSQANQQLKTLALIAGGHSRFHDDPCISKEKFAGMYHIWINRSTLHEIADVVFIVKNSANMEDCLGMVTGSVKNGIGKVGLMGVQKKVQGQGIGSLLMKTLHEWLISNGIHTSEVVTQKNNIRACKFYERFGYKLESLQHYYHFWVQL; encoded by the coding sequence GTGCCACTACCCTGGGACTCTCAACATTTTGAGATTTCCGTTGGGCAGATTATTTCTCCAGCATTAACGAACTCTGAACTTGAGAACATTCTGTCTTATGCAAAAGAACAGGGCTACCACTTGATTTATTGGGCCACTTGCCCCGACAGAATGATCCCTTTGCCTCTTCTTCAAAGTTTTTCAGGTTCCCTGGTAGACAGAAAAGTTACCTATCAACGGAAGCTGAGTACCGAATTCACCTTCGGCGAGATTAAGAACCCAAGTCATTCGTTTGAAGTAATTGAATTCCCTCGATCGCAGGCCAATCAGCAGTTAAAAACTCTTGCGTTGATCGCAGGCGGCCATTCTAGATTTCACGACGATCCATGTATTTCGAAGGAAAAATTTGCAGGCATGTACCATATTTGGATTAACCGAAGCACTTTACATGAAATTGCCGATGTGGTGTTTATCGTGAAGAATTCCGCAAATATGGAAGATTGTCTTGGAATGGTGACCGGGTCTGTCAAAAATGGCATTGGAAAAGTTGGCTTGATGGGGGTTCAAAAAAAAGTTCAAGGTCAAGGAATCGGCTCATTGTTGATGAAGACTCTACATGAATGGCTGATATCAAATGGTATACATACTTCAGAAGTGGTTACCCAGAAAAACAATATACGAGCCTGTAAATTTTATGAAAGGTTTGGGTACAAACTGGAATCGCTTCAGCATTATTACCATTTCTGGGTTCAATTGTAG